Proteins encoded together in one Chelonoidis abingdonii isolate Lonesome George chromosome 1, CheloAbing_2.0, whole genome shotgun sequence window:
- the LOC116828558 gene encoding olfactory receptor 51G2-like: MSGVNDTSFNSAVFLLTGMPGQEDVYLWISVPFFLMYVISIAGNSVILFIIRTDTDLHEPMYIFLSMLAVTDIGLSLATMPTTLGIFLFNAREISLDACLAQLFFIHSLSHIESSVLLLMAFDRFIAISHPLRYASILTLPRIGKMGLVCVLRGVAVVFPLPFLLKCSQYCQANVLSRSYCLNQEIMKMACSDIRVSSIYGFFITVSTAMLDSLLILLSYAMILKTVLSIASHVECVRALSTCVSHLCAVLLFYTPGIGLSIVQRFGNNSSPLLQILMGYIYLLVPPMMNPIVYSVKSKHLRARIIRAFKK; this comes from the coding sequence ATGTCAGGTGTCAATGACACCAGCTTCAACTCTGCAGTGTTCCTTCTCACCGGGATGCCTGGGCAGGAAGACGTCTATCTCTGGATCTCTGTCCCCTTCTTTTTAATGTACGTTATTTCTATAGCAGGAAATTCAGTCATTCTGTTTATTATAAGAACAGATACAGAcctccatgagcccatgtacattttcctttccatgttggcTGTCACAGACATTGGTTTATCGTTAGCCACCATGCCAACAACATTGGGCATATTCTTGTTTAACGCTAGGGAGATCAGCCTCGATGCCTGTTTAgcccagctgttcttcatccactcGCTTTCACACATTGAATCCTCCGTGCTCTTGTTGATGGCCTTTGACCGCTTCATCGCCATCTCTCACCCACTGAGATATGCTTCCATCTTAACCCTGCCAAGAATAGGCAAGATGGGATTGGTGTGTGTGTTAAGAGGGGTTGCCGTAGTGTTCCCACTGCCCTTTCTCCTGAAATGTTCCCAATACTGTCAAGCCAATGTCCTCTCCCGTTCCTACTGCTTGAACCAAGAGATCATGAAGATGGCTTGTTCAGATATTAGAGTCAGCAGCATCTATGGCTTTTTTATCACAGTCTCCACAGCCATGTTGGACTCGCTGCTCATCCTCCTATCTTATGCAATGATTCTGAAAACAGTGCTGAGCATTGCCTCCCATGTGGAGTGCGTCAGGGCACTGAGCACCTgtgtctcccacctctgtgcagtccTCCTCTTCTACACACCAGGGATTGGTTTGTCTATAGTACAGAGATTCGGGAATAACTcttctcccttgcttcagattcTCATGGGCTATATTTACCTGTTGGTCCCACCCATGATGAACCCAATTGTGTACAGCGTGAAAAGCAAACACCTTCGTGCAAGGATAATCAGGGCATTCAAAAAGTGA